The Bacteroidota bacterium genome contains a region encoding:
- a CDS encoding PIG-L family deacetylase, whose product MLESLKNKRILIVVAHPDDELLGLGASMNLLISKYGVKTHVVILGEGITSRSDKRDSKNWQAELKTHKQNIAKAQKAIGYGSTSTYDFADNRFDSVDLLDLIKVIEKEKQAFKPEVIFTHHGGDLNIDHQRTFEAVITACRPMAEEGVKTIITFETPSGTEWRASSDPKNFIPNFFIRVSEKNVAAKIKGMESYEFEKRAFPHPRSPEALRIQAQRWGVAIGANFAEAFTIIRTIS is encoded by the coding sequence ATGTTAGAATCACTAAAAAATAAACGAATTCTTATTGTGGTTGCCCATCCCGACGATGAATTGCTGGGATTAGGTGCGAGCATGAACTTATTAATTAGCAAATATGGTGTTAAAACCCATGTGGTGATTTTGGGTGAAGGCATTACCTCCCGCTCCGATAAACGAGATAGTAAAAATTGGCAAGCTGAGTTAAAAACACACAAACAAAATATTGCCAAGGCACAGAAAGCAATCGGCTATGGTAGCACCAGCACTTACGACTTTGCCGACAATCGCTTTGACAGCGTGGATTTGCTCGATCTTATTAAAGTGATAGAAAAGGAAAAGCAAGCTTTTAAACCGGAGGTGATTTTTACGCACCACGGCGGCGATTTAAACATTGACCACCAACGCACTTTTGAAGCTGTAATTACGGCTTGCCGCCCGATGGCTGAAGAAGGAGTTAAAACCATTATTACGTTTGAAACACCATCCGGCACTGAATGGCGTGCATCGAGTGATCCCAAAAATTTTATACCGAATTTTTTCATCCGTGTAAGCGAGAAAAATGTAGCGGCCAAAATTAAAGGCATGGAAAGTTATGAATTCGAAAAACGAGCTTTCCCTCACCCCCGCTCACCTGAAGCCTTGCGTATACAAGCACAGCGTTGGGGTGTAGCCATTGGTGCCAACTTTGCCGAAGCATTCACAATTATTAGAACTATTTCCTAA
- the pseI gene encoding pseudaminic acid synthase yields MNFLSNTNTKYPGAPFIIAEMSGNHNQSLERALQIVDAAAACGVNALKLQTYTADTMTLKGAYVIDDPKSLWYGKELHDLYKEAYTPWEWHKAIFDRAHEKGILCFSSPFDESAVDFLESLNCPIYKIASFENTDHPLLIKVAKTGKPIIMSTGVARLEDILESVGILRANGAKDITLLKCTSTYPSTPENTNLLTIPMFQQVFNCTVGLSDHTMGIGASVAAVALGAKVIEKHFCLSRAEGGVDSAFSLEPEELKSLVVECERAYLALGTVQFGIQEAEKKNVFYKRSIYVSEDIKAGEAITEQNTRIVRPGNGIEPKYYAELKNKKVIKDIKKGSPLTWEYIF; encoded by the coding sequence ATGAATTTTTTATCCAATACCAATACAAAATATCCGGGCGCTCCATTTATCATTGCCGAAATGAGCGGTAACCACAATCAATCGCTCGAAAGAGCTTTGCAAATTGTGGATGCAGCAGCTGCATGCGGAGTTAATGCTTTAAAATTGCAAACCTATACTGCCGATACTATGACCCTGAAAGGGGCTTATGTGATTGATGATCCAAAGTCGCTGTGGTATGGAAAAGAGTTGCACGATTTGTACAAAGAAGCCTACACCCCTTGGGAATGGCACAAAGCGATTTTCGACCGTGCGCATGAAAAAGGTATCCTGTGCTTTAGTTCTCCTTTTGATGAAAGCGCTGTAGACTTTTTGGAAAGCCTGAATTGTCCCATTTATAAAATTGCTTCGTTTGAGAATACCGACCATCCTTTGCTTATTAAAGTTGCAAAAACCGGCAAACCAATCATTATGTCGACTGGTGTGGCTCGCTTAGAAGATATTCTTGAATCGGTGGGGATTTTGCGGGCTAATGGCGCAAAAGACATTACTCTTTTAAAGTGTACCAGCACCTATCCATCTACTCCCGAAAATACCAATTTGCTTACTATTCCTATGTTTCAGCAGGTGTTTAACTGCACAGTTGGTTTATCGGATCATACCATGGGTATTGGTGCTTCGGTTGCTGCTGTGGCTTTGGGTGCGAAGGTAATTGAAAAGCATTTTTGTTTGAGCCGTGCCGAAGGTGGCGTAGATTCAGCCTTTTCGCTGGAGCCCGAAGAATTAAAAAGCTTGGTTGTGGAATGTGAGCGTGCCTATTTAGCTTTAGGTACTGTGCAATTTGGGATTCAGGAAGCAGAGAAAAAAAATGTGTTTTACAAGCGCTCCATTTATGTTTCGGAGGATATAAAAGCAGGTGAAGCCATTACAGAGCAAAACACTCGCATTGTGCGCCCCGGCAATGGCATAGAACCAAAATATTATGCCGAATTAAAAAATAAAAAAGTAATTAAAGACATTAAAAAAGGCAGCCCTTTAACTTGGGAATATATTTTTTAA
- a CDS encoding CDP-glycerol glycerophosphotransferase family protein, translating to MSLFLVTDNLPHFRASDAPFKLYYHDCYIKEQQGFLQTSIDQFNFTSATTIEFKAAGAMHEELEKVFLSLPIDLFVPNKYLLGLSKRDQLYAYFYDYFKKYVLLKYMFLLMLEQFVAAFAKEIDSNQLHLELSSDLKIIVPELANRFPNFTVSSNFYDSSIIRKYNPRFARIKKLAYPLYETLFSLKSKIKPRIKRGKYHFLLLTYDVSSDALLLQHFFELVKNSSDLSLSIVQIATGMEAKFNYSFQPFACSNIEVFRFEEFRKYARQNKNESFFSMLTEKFSVFKSLDENLHFKGSELHYEWISNMLDKTNPSICYYTNQAEMGRVLAHVARHKNIPSVFVEYSFTFDSPFLKSNIPFTARACISALTATNWKRNNDPSRYELVLGYCKHDFLSKRNPDKIQFSAEHNINASQKTVLFASTWCSGNKIFDDEKASIIDGLSKTCYKNNWNLIVKKHPVEVDLIADEVIKKNNYPNQKVFTNEQLSLSDAVLLADFMCCQSSSAILDAVYFEKPFAFISLTSGESLADYLFADKKNKIHEYHRLEELEAFLNTLFTNPEALNETLKNAKALKRELLYLADGNACGRLIDFSMKLVDKGSLDAESLVALQIETVY from the coding sequence ATGTCCTTGTTTTTAGTAACTGATAACCTTCCTCATTTTCGTGCTTCTGATGCTCCTTTTAAGTTGTATTACCACGATTGTTATATCAAGGAGCAGCAGGGTTTTTTGCAAACAAGTATCGACCAATTTAACTTTACCTCAGCTACAACCATTGAGTTTAAAGCGGCCGGTGCGATGCATGAGGAGCTTGAAAAAGTGTTTCTGAGTTTACCGATTGATTTATTTGTTCCCAATAAATATTTGCTTGGACTCAGTAAACGGGATCAGTTGTACGCTTATTTTTACGACTACTTTAAAAAATATGTATTGCTCAAATATATGTTTTTACTCATGCTGGAGCAATTTGTGGCAGCTTTCGCAAAGGAGATTGACAGCAATCAGCTGCACCTGGAACTGAGTAGCGATTTAAAAATAATTGTTCCTGAACTGGCTAATCGCTTTCCAAACTTTACTGTAAGTTCAAACTTTTACGATAGCAGCATCATTCGAAAATACAATCCACGATTTGCGCGGATAAAGAAATTGGCTTATCCACTGTATGAGACACTTTTTTCACTTAAATCAAAAATAAAGCCGCGCATCAAAAGAGGTAAGTATCATTTCTTGTTGCTTACTTATGATGTTTCTTCGGATGCGCTTTTGCTTCAGCATTTTTTTGAATTGGTAAAAAACAGTTCAGATTTATCCTTGAGCATTGTTCAAATCGCAACCGGTATGGAAGCCAAGTTTAACTATAGTTTCCAGCCTTTTGCTTGCAGCAATATTGAGGTATTTCGCTTTGAGGAATTCCGAAAATATGCGCGTCAGAATAAAAATGAAAGCTTCTTTTCCATGCTCACCGAAAAATTTTCTGTGTTTAAAAGCTTGGACGAAAACCTGCATTTTAAAGGCAGTGAATTGCATTATGAATGGATAAGTAATATGCTCGATAAAACAAATCCAAGCATTTGTTATTACACCAATCAAGCCGAAATGGGCCGTGTTTTAGCGCATGTAGCGCGTCACAAAAACATTCCAAGTGTTTTTGTAGAATACTCTTTTACCTTCGATAGTCCGTTTCTTAAATCAAATATCCCTTTTACTGCCCGCGCCTGCATTAGTGCGCTCACAGCCACGAATTGGAAAAGAAACAACGATCCCTCCCGCTATGAACTTGTTTTGGGCTATTGCAAACATGATTTTTTATCTAAACGCAACCCTGACAAAATCCAATTTTCTGCAGAACATAACATAAATGCAAGTCAAAAAACTGTTTTATTTGCAAGCACATGGTGTTCGGGCAACAAAATATTTGACGATGAAAAAGCGAGCATAATTGATGGACTTTCCAAGACTTGCTATAAGAACAATTGGAATTTAATTGTAAAAAAACATCCGGTTGAAGTTGATTTAATTGCCGATGAGGTGATTAAAAAGAATAATTATCCGAATCAAAAAGTATTTACGAATGAGCAATTGTCGCTCTCGGATGCGGTGTTGCTCGCGGATTTTATGTGTTGTCAGAGTTCCAGTGCCATTTTAGATGCGGTGTATTTTGAAAAGCCCTTTGCGTTTATTTCGCTTACTTCGGGTGAGTCGTTGGCCGATTATTTATTTGCCGATAAGAAAAACAAAATTCATGAGTACCATCGTTTGGAGGAGTTAGAAGCTTTTTTGAATACACTATTTACAAACCCAGAAGCACTTAATGAAACGCTGAA